In Maridesulfovibrio sp., the genomic stretch ATACAACCCAAATGGCGCAAGGCCAGATACTTGTTCTCTATACTGACGGGATATGGGAATCACACGATCCTTCCGGGAAACAATTCGGCAAGAACCGTTTGATGCAACTTATCAGAGATACCTGCCATAAGCAGGCCCAGGACATATCAGATTTAATACTGGGCGAAGTATCAGCATACCGCAACGGTCTTCCTCTCGAAGACGACTGCACAATTATCGTGGTTAAAATTTTATGAAATACTCAATTTATGAATTAGCTACCTACGCATTCGATCCACTGCATGCTTTATGGAAAAATGAACGTACCGAACGCGCAGTAGCCGGACTTTTGATCGCCTGTTTCCTTGCCGCACTGGTAGGGATCGAGCTGGGCAGACAGGGACTGCTTCCTGATGCCATTGCCGCCAAAACCCCAGCCAGCCATTACGCAGCAGTAGGGATGGCTTTCACCCTTGTCCTCGTGTTGGAGGTGATCAGTTTTATTTTCGTTCTGCCCTGCTCCATTTCAAAATCAGTGGGTAAGCAGCTGGAAATACTTTGCCTGATTCTCATCCGCAACTCATTCAAGGAACTGGTCAACTTCCCTGAACCGATAACATTCACCGGAAACTTAACACCAATCTACCAGATTCTTTCAGATGGGGCCGGAGCATTTGTGGTCTTTGTTATGCTTGGAATATATTACCGTATGCAAAAGCCTCTCCCCAACTTGAAGCCTGCTTTTAAATTCAGCTATGTAGCTTCCAAAAAAATGGTTTCGCTGATGCTGCTTGGATTGTTCATAGGGCTTGGCATTTATCTGCTATTCTGCTCCGTCACGGGAAGACATACCTTTGATTTTTTCAGCACTTTTTACACAATACTGATATTCAGTGACATCCTGCTGGTTCTTATCTCACAACGCTTTCTACCTTCTTTCCATGCTGTTTTCAGAAACTCGGGATTTGCCCTCGTCACCTTGTTGATCAGACTTGCGCTTGCAGCTCCTCCCTTCTACAATGCCGCTCTTGGTGTTGCTTCGGCCGGATTCGCGGTATTTTTGACCTTAGCCTATAACTCATTTTACCGGGAAGAAAAGAAACCGTGATCTTGATTTTCCAGTATTTAAGGAGATAAATTTAATGAAAAGTATTTGTGTTTTTCTCGGCGCAAATCCAGGGAACGATCCCAAATATGCACAAGCGGCCCGCAATATGGGCCGGGAACTTGCCCGACGCGGACTGACCACTGTCTACGGCGGTTCAAGGACCGGACTCATGGGCATACTGGCGCAAAGCGCGCTGGATGCCGGGGGAAAAGTTATCGGGGTTATCCCCGAAAGCCTCTATAAAATTGAAATTGCCCATACCGAACTTACAGAGCTTCATGTCGCTGACTCCATGCATGAACGCAAAGCACTCATGGCCGAACTTTCCGACGGCTTCATCGCCATGCCCGGCGGCATCGGAACCATGGATGAAATTTTCGAGATTTTCACATGGGCGCAGCTAGGTTTTCACTCCAAACCCTGCGGCCTGCTAAATGTCGACGGATACTATAACAAGCTGCTCTCTTTTCTGGACAGCGTTGTTGAGGAAGGATTCCTGAAAGATATACACCGGGAAAAGCTTATCACTGCCGAAAGTCCTGATCTGCTTATTGAGGCCTTCGCCGACTACGAACCGCCGACCGGTTCAAAGTGGGTGGAAAAAATCGAGATAGGCAAAAGCAAAACCCAATAGCTTTAGCCATTAATGGTACCAACAGGAACCGCCGCAGGATTCATGAATCATGCGGCGGTTCCTGTTGGTCTCGCGGCTGTGCAAGGTAATAAACATATTGGAGAAAACATCTTACTTCGCTGGATTAAAGGTACTTATTATTGTAAATATGTAGTCAAACAAATTATTCAACGGAGATTCAAGCTATGAAACAGTCCGAATACATTGAACTTGAAGACAGATTTGGAGCTCACAACTACAAACCTCTCGATGTTGTTATTGAAAAGGGAGAAGGAGTCTGGGTCTGGGATGTTGAGGGAAATAAGTATATGGACTGCCTCTCAGCATATTCCGCGGTGAATCAGGGACACTGCCATCCGCGAATAAAAAAGGCCATGCAGCTTCAGCTGGAGAAACTGACCCTGACTTCGAGGGCTTTCCGCAATGACCAGCTAGGTCCTTTCTATAAGGAGCTTTGCAAGTTGACGAATTCCCACAAAGTCCTGCCCATGAACAGCGGAGCCGAAGCAGTGGAAACGGCCATTAAAGCGGTGCGCAAATGGGGATATCAGGTCAAAGGAGTGCCTGAAGACAAAGCCGAAATTATTGTCTGCGGTGATAACTTCCATGGCCGGACAATTACCATCATAAGCTTTTCAACCGACCTTGGTTCACGCAAAGGTTTCGGCCCCTTCACCCCCGGATTCAAAATCATCCCCTTCGGTAACGCCAGCGCCCTTGAAGCCACAATTACCCCCAATACCATAGCCTTCATGGTTGAGCCTATTCAGGGTGAGGCTGGAGTAATCATCCCCCCGGACGGATATCTCAAACAAGTACGCGAAATATGCACAAGGCATAACATCAGCCTGATCTTTGATGAAATACAGACCGGATTGGGACGCACCGGAAAAATGCTGGCTGAAGAACATGAAGGAGTAGAAGCAGACATTACGCTGATTGGTAAAGCATTATCCGGCGGTTTTTATCCTGTCTCGGCAGTACTTTCCAACACCGAGGTCCTCGGCGTGCTCAAACCTGGAGAACACGGTTCCACCTTCGGTGGCAATCCTCTGGCCTGCGCCGTGGCAAGGGAAGCTCTTAAGGTACTGATTGAAGAAAAACTGATTGAAAATGCAGAAGCAATGGGGGCAAAATTTCTTGCCGGATTAAGTTCAATTCAGAATAACAAAATAAGGGAAGTGCGCGGGCGCGGGCTTCTACTCGCGGTGGAGTTCAAGCAGACAGCCGGTGGAGCGCGCCAGTACTG encodes the following:
- the rocD gene encoding ornithine--oxo-acid transaminase — encoded protein: MKQSEYIELEDRFGAHNYKPLDVVIEKGEGVWVWDVEGNKYMDCLSAYSAVNQGHCHPRIKKAMQLQLEKLTLTSRAFRNDQLGPFYKELCKLTNSHKVLPMNSGAEAVETAIKAVRKWGYQVKGVPEDKAEIIVCGDNFHGRTITIISFSTDLGSRKGFGPFTPGFKIIPFGNASALEATITPNTIAFMVEPIQGEAGVIIPPDGYLKQVREICTRHNISLIFDEIQTGLGRTGKMLAEEHEGVEADITLIGKALSGGFYPVSAVLSNTEVLGVLKPGEHGSTFGGNPLACAVAREALKVLIEEKLIENAEAMGAKFLAGLSSIQNNKIREVRGRGLLLAVEFKQTAGGARQYCEKLKESGLLCKETHDNIIRFAPPLVITEEQVDWALERIKPVLSI
- a CDS encoding TIGR00730 family Rossman fold protein, whose amino-acid sequence is MKSICVFLGANPGNDPKYAQAARNMGRELARRGLTTVYGGSRTGLMGILAQSALDAGGKVIGVIPESLYKIEIAHTELTELHVADSMHERKALMAELSDGFIAMPGGIGTMDEIFEIFTWAQLGFHSKPCGLLNVDGYYNKLLSFLDSVVEEGFLKDIHREKLITAESPDLLIEAFADYEPPTGSKWVEKIEIGKSKTQ